One region of Eretmochelys imbricata isolate rEreImb1 chromosome 2, rEreImb1.hap1, whole genome shotgun sequence genomic DNA includes:
- the LOC144261550 gene encoding uncharacterized protein LOC144261550, with protein sequence MAPRARQSPVWSSGEVLDLISVCGEDAVQSQLRSSRRNYDPFGQISRDMIESGHDRDALQCRVKVKELRNEYRKACQANRCSGAAPATCHFYKELDAILGGDPTSTPKTNIDTSEPSSTRQEEEESGSDGAEEEWDSLASLDACSQELFSSQEEDSQLQRTVLAEEQTAEEVLTATLRSQPSLLSPAERLQRIRKQPR encoded by the exons ATGGCTCCACGTgccaggcaatccccagtatggagcagtggcgaggtgctggacctcatcagtgtttgcggAGAGGatgctgtccagtcccagctgcgctccagccgtaggaattacgatcccttcgggcagatatcaagggacatgatagAAAGtggccatgaccgggatgcactgcagtgcagggttaaagtgaaggagctgcggaatgagTACCGCAAAGCGTGCCAGGCAAaccgctgctccggtgctgcccctgcaacctgccatttctacaaagagctggatgcaatacttgggggcgaccccacctccactccaaagaCCAACAtagacacttcagagcccagttcaacaaggcaagaggaggaggaaagcgggagcgaCGGTGCTGAGGAGGAGTGGGACAGCttggcatccctagatgcatgcagccaggagctgttttcaagccaggaggaagataGTCAGTTGCAGCGGACGGTGCTTGCAgaagaacaaacagcagaggaggtgctca ctgcaaccttgagatcccagccgtctttgttatcaccggccgaaagactccaaagaatcaggaagCAGCCGCGTTGA